Below is a genomic region from Pseudarthrobacter sulfonivorans.
CCTGACCCTCTACCTCCAGCAGGTCCTCGGCTACACACCGCTCGGGGCAGGACTGGCCTTCGCAGTCCTCGGCATTGGCACTGTTGCCGGCGGGATCATCGCCCCGAAACTCATCGGCAAAGTTGGCAACAAGAACACCATCATCGCCGGCCTCACCGTCCAGGCCGCCGCCACCGGATCCCTGATCTTCATCAACACCAGCCAGACTTCACTGATTATCGTGCTGATCGCCACGTTGATCGGCGGCGTCGCGAACCTCGCCGCGATCGTAGGGTTCATGGTCACCGCCACCACCGGGCTCCCCGACTCAGAGCAGGGCCTCGCCACCGGACTGACGACCATGAGCCAGCAAATCGGCATCACCATGGGAATCCCCGTGATGAGCACCATCATCGCCGCATCCCTGCTCCAGTACGCCTACGGCGGCGCCCCGGAACAGGTACTGCACGCGGTACTGCCGGCAATTGGAATCAACGCCGCCCTCTGCCTGGTAGCAGCACTGCTGACAGCCCTGTTCCTTCGCCGGCCCGCACGTGTCGCGATAGCCTAATCGATGACGGCGGCGATAGCTTCGATCTCCACCAACTGGTCTTCATAGCCAAGCACCGTGACTCCCATCAGCGTGCTCGGCACATCGTGGTCACCGAAGGCTGCCCGAACCACGTCCCACGCCAACACCAGGTCGGCCCGCTCAGTCGACGCCACGAGGACGCGTGTGGAGATCACATCCTCAATGCTGGCCCCGGCCGCTTCCAAGGCAAAGTGCATGTTCTCGATCGCCTTTGCAGCCTGTGCAGCGTAGTCTCCGACGCCTGCGGTCGTTCCATCTTTATTCAACGGACACGCCCCCGCCAGAAAGATCAAGCGTGCCGCGCTGGGTGCCGTTGCTGCGTTCGCATATGCCACGCCCGCACATTCACGCTCGCCATCTCGGCAGCGTCCTCGACACGCGTAACGAACCCTCACCGGGGTATCCATAGCGAAACTCTACCGAGAGCCGCCCGCGGCGTAGCCTGAATCCATGGACTCCGAAGTCCTCCACCTCACGCTCCGCACGGGCATCTCGGTGCCGTGCCTCATCCAGGGCGACGCCGGCGCGAAACCGGTGCTGCTGCTACACGCGTGGGGCGAATCCCGCGGCAGCTTTGACCGCCTGATACCCCTGCTGACCGGCTTCAGGATCTACGCGCCGGACCTCCGCGGGCAAGGCGAGGCGGACAAACCGGCGGGCGGCTATTCCCTGGCGGAACAGGCTGAGGACGCCGCCGCAATCCTGGAGGCCCTCAACGTGCCGAGCGCCGCCGTCGTCGGCTCCTCCAGCGGCGGCTACGTCGCCCAGCAGCTCGCCGTTGCCCACCCGGAACGGGTCGCGGCGCTGGTGCTGTTGGGCTGTCCCTTGAGCCTCCACGGGCGGGCACCCTTCGCCGACGAAGTGGACCGCCTGACGGACCCCATCGACGAGAACTGGGTCCGGGATTCCCTGACCTGGTTTACCCTGCTGCACGACGTTCCGCAGTGGTTCCTCGAGGACCGCGTGCGCGACGGTCTCAGGATGCCGGCCCACGCCTGGAAAGCCATTCTGAATGGCCTGTGCGAGGCCACGCCGCCCACCGAATCGGGAACCATCCAGGTGCCCACGCTGATCCTGTGGGGCGGCCAGGACGGCTTGCTGCCGCGCGGCGACCAGGAGATCCTGGCAGCCCGGATCCCCGGCTCCGTGCTGAAGGTCTATCCCGATGTGGCGCACCTGGTGCTGTGGGAGTGCCCGGAACGGGTGGCAGAAGATACGACGGCGTTCCTCGCCTCCCTCTTTGACGCCCGCAAGCCATCGGACGTACTGTGACGGCCCGCTCTGCAAGCTCGCCAGCCAGGCGGTTGAAGGAGGTTTACGACAACCTCCCGCTGCCGCTGCCTATCGTGGCCGCGCTGGCCCTGGATCTCCTCCTTGACCGGGTCCGTCCAATGCCGCTTCCCGGTTCCCGCTCCCTCCAACGGATAGCGGGGGCGGCACTGCCGCTCGCCGGCGTCGGCCTGAATCTTTGGGCGCTGGCTGAACGGCGACGCCGCTCGGCGGGCCCCTTCGCGCTGGAGCGGCCGGTGGAGCTGGTCATCACCGGCCGTATGCAATCACCCGCCATCCGATGTATGTCGGCTGGCGGCTCATCCAACTGGGCGCGGGAACCTTGGCCGGTTCATCCTGGGTCCTCGCGACGCTGCCGGCCGAATTGCTTGTGGAACACCGCTTTGTCCTCGGCGAAGAGGCCATGCTGGCCGAGCTCTTTGGACGGTCCCACCGTGATTACGCGAAAAAAGTTCCGCGCTACCTCGGGTTCCCGATGAGGCACTGTCTGAATGGGGAGTTCAGCCCATCGTGCAGAGTTTGTCCCTCGGGGAGGATTCGCAGAGACCGCGCGGCACCGTGCGGTTCGCCGGAACGATCTGGCATCCGACGAAATTTCGGGAAATCATGAATCTGTTTTCACGAAAGACTGCAAAGCGCCGGGGCATTGCTTGCGCGGCGGGCTCGCTATTTAGCGGCAAGAGAACTCTTCAACGGGCATCGCGGGCGGCACTTCCTTAGTTCCGGCGGTGCCGGTGATGACTTTCGTAGCTTTGGAACACTTCTGAGGAAGTTTGGCCGGTGTGTCCGAATTTTCCGCGCAGGACCTCGGCCAGGTCATCCAAGGCCGCGTGCATCATCCGTCCGGCGAATTGCAGGTCGATGTTCGTGCCTGCCTGCGCTTCTGAGGCCAGTTGGTGCGCATAGGCGACGGTGGCCGGCAGTGATCCTCTCTGCTGTGCTTCGTGGAAGTAGTACGTTTCGTTGAACGCCAGCAGGTCCATGCTGACCGTGGCTACACTTCTGGCGAATGATTCGAGCAAGGCAGCGGCATGTCCGTGTTCCAACGTCGACATGCCTTGCGGCCCGGCAGCCTGCCTGAACAGGTTCAGCTCGTGGGCAAGGGCGCGGCGCCGGCTGAGGGCGGGGTACGTCTGCAGAATCCAGGAGACCGTGGCCGTAAGCAACCCGAAGCCTGTGACGGCCTGCGCAGCGACGACGAACCGAAGTAATGGCGCCGCCGGAACTATCTCACCGAAGCCGACCGTGGAGAGGCTGACCATCGAGATATACATGGCCTCGGCAAGGTCCCCTCCATGGGGGACGCCCTCTGCGTAGACGAACCCGTCCGGCAAATGCGGCAAATACACCAGTGCCCATCCCATGATGGACAAGGACGCCCAGGCGCCGATCACCGCCGCCATGGCTGCGGGTGCCGCGACAGTGGAGGCCCGGCCGACGAATCGTCGGGACAGGAGCCACAGTGCACGCATGATCAGCCTGCACACGGGTCCCGTGCCGTGAGGATAGAGGAGCGTGTGAAAGACATCTGCGGCCATCAGCAGAATCAGTCCCGCACCGATGACCGTCACCACAACGTCCGCAAAGTCCATGCTTCACCTTAGGCGTTGGGGTAGCTGCGCCGGAGCACCCAAGGCCCGGCAGGGATTGGTGCGACGGCGGGCACCCGTCAACTATTGAAAAGCGTGCGCCAGGAAGGCACGCGGCCGGTGCCGCCTCTGCGGTCGGCATCACGGGTCGGCATCACGCGGTGAGGTCACGGCGCCGGAGCAGGTAGGCAGCGATCCCTGCCCCGGCGAGGGCGATGACGGTCATGGTCAGGGCAGGCGCGGGGTTGAAGTCTTCGACTGGCATCGCCGCGGAGTGACGGAAGGGGCTCGCGTCCTGCAGCCAGGCAGGCAGGCGCAGAAGTTCACCGAACTGGCCCAGGACCAGGCCGGCGGCCAGCATGCCCCAACCCAGTGGAATACTCACTCTGGGTGCCGCTGCCAGGAAGACCGCGGTTGCCGCGACGAAGACGACGGCGGCCGGGACGTGCGCCAAAGCGGCGCCGACCAGCAGGCCTGGCGGGCCGTTTTCCGCCCCGGCCAGGGCAAGACCGATGGTGGCTGCGGTCCCGGCGACGACGGCCACGACTACTGTCGAGGAGGCGGCGAGGACCAGGTTCGCGCCAAGCCACCGGGCCTTGGTTCTGGGTACGGCAAGGAGAAGTTCGGCCCGGCCCTCGGCCTCTTCTGCACGGAGCCGCAGCACCGCCTGGATGCCGGCGGCCGCGGCGAGGACACCGGCGATGCCCAGCAAGGCTGCGGTGAAGACATCGATCATCCCAGCCCGGGCGCCCGGGACGAGCCGGTTGATCAGCTGCCGCAGGGAGTCATTGCCGCCAATCACGTCACTGACCGCGGGCCCGAGGCCCCCAGCGATGCCTCCCAGGAGGGCTGCGGCGACGGACCAGCCGAACAGTGTGGGCAGCTGCTGGCGCCAGGCAAGGCCAAGGAACGAAGCACCCCCGGCCCCGGCGCGTTCCCGGCCCGCGCGTTCGGGCAGGAGGCTGGCACCCAGATCCCTGCGGCTCCTGAGTACCATGACCGCACCGGCCAGGACGGCTGCGGCCGCGGCCAGCACCAGCAGCGGTGCGGGATCGGCGGCCGTGAAAGGCCGGGAACGCTGCCCCCATCCGATGGGCGAAAGAAGCGAAACCCACCCGCTGGTGACATGGGCCGGATCGGCGCCCGGTGTGCCGAACGCGTCGCCGATGCCGCGAAGGAAATACGCTGCACCGACCAGACCGGCTGCTGCTCCGTTGGCGGCCCGCCCTGAGGGCATGACCTGCGCCATGACCGCGGCGGCGGCCACGAAGAACGCCCCGACGACGCCGACGGCGGCCCCTGCGGTGAGGGCCCCGGGTCCTGGCAACCCGGCGGCGGCGAACCCGGCCGCCGCGCACAGAGCCAGCACAAGGTTCGCCGCCCCGCCAAGGATCAGGGTTGCCGTCAAAGACGCGGCGCGCCGGACCGGTACGGACCCGATCAGCTCTGCCCGTCCGAGCTCTTCATCGGCGCGGGTATGCCGGATGACCAGAAACGTGCTCATTAATCCTGCGAGCACGGCGGTGAAGGCATAGCCCTGGAAGAACACCAACGCTCCGATACTGGTGCCGTCGGGCAGTCCGCGGATGAACCGGAACGCCGGACTCACCGCGGACATTCCGATGATCGCAGCCCGCTCGGACTCGTCTGCGAATTCCGTGGCGACCGCCCCTGCGATGGCAGACCCCAGAAAAGCGATGCCCAGAATCCATGCTGGCAGCACGATCCGGTCCCTGCGCGCCTGAATCAACAGCAGAGTCATGACTCCAGACATCAGCGCACCTGCCCATTGGAATCGCTGTAGTGGCTCAGGAACAGGGACTCCAACGACGGCGGCGAGACGATCAGTCCGCTGATCCCGGACGCGGCGACCGCTTGCAAAACCGGGGCAAGGTCCGCTGGGTCCACATCAAACTCGACCACGTCCCCGTCGGTCAGAACCCCCTGTACGCCGGGCAGGGCTGCCAGCAGTGCAGCGTCAGCGCCCTCGAGCCTGAAATGGGTGAGTTTCAGATGCCGCAACTCAGCCAGTGTCCCCGATTCCACGGCCCGGCCGGAGCGGATAATCGTCACCCGGCCACAGAGCTGCTCGACTTCGCTGAGGATATGGCTGGAGAGCAGAACTGTGGCGCCGTCCGCGCTGACGCGCCGGACCTGCCGGCGGAACACCGAATCCATCACCGGGTCCAGGCCGGCGCTGGGCTCATCGAGCAGATAGAGGCGGGCCGGGCGGGCGAACGCCGCGATCAGTGCCACCTTCTGCCGGTTTCCCTTGGAATACGTACGGGCCTTGCGCCGCGGGTCGAATTCGAACTCGTCGATAAGTTCCCGGCGCAGCCGCTCATCGGATCCGCCGCGCAGTCCGGTGAGCAGGTCAATGACTTCCCCGCCGGAGAGGTTCGGCCAAAGGCTCACGTCCCCGGGAATGTAGGCAACGTCCCGGTGGACCCCGACCGGGTCCCGCCAGGGATCCAGCCCGAACACACGCGCGGTTCCCGATGTCGGCCGGATCAGCCCGAGCAGCACCCGGAGGGTTGTAGATTTGCCCGCGCCGTTGGGACCAAGAAACCCGTGGACCTCGCCCGGACCAACGCGCAGATCAAGGTTGTCCAGTGCCCGGGT
It encodes:
- a CDS encoding ABC transporter permease; this translates as MTLLLIQARRDRIVLPAWILGIAFLGSAIAGAVATEFADESERAAIIGMSAVSPAFRFIRGLPDGTSIGALVFFQGYAFTAVLAGLMSTFLVIRHTRADEELGRAELIGSVPVRRAASLTATLILGGAANLVLALCAAAGFAAAGLPGPGALTAGAAVGVVGAFFVAAAAVMAQVMPSGRAANGAAAGLVGAAYFLRGIGDAFGTPGADPAHVTSGWVSLLSPIGWGQRSRPFTAADPAPLLVLAAAAAVLAGAVMVLRSRRDLGASLLPERAGRERAGAGGASFLGLAWRQQLPTLFGWSVAAALLGGIAGGLGPAVSDVIGGNDSLRQLINRLVPGARAGMIDVFTAALLGIAGVLAAAAGIQAVLRLRAEEAEGRAELLLAVPRTKARWLGANLVLAASSTVVVAVVAGTAATIGLALAGAENGPPGLLVGAALAHVPAAVVFVAATAVFLAAAPRVSIPLGWGMLAAGLVLGQFGELLRLPAWLQDASPFRHSAAMPVEDFNPAPALTMTVIALAGAGIAAYLLRRRDLTA
- a CDS encoding alpha/beta fold hydrolase codes for the protein MDSEVLHLTLRTGISVPCLIQGDAGAKPVLLLHAWGESRGSFDRLIPLLTGFRIYAPDLRGQGEADKPAGGYSLAEQAEDAAAILEALNVPSAAVVGSSSGGYVAQQLAVAHPERVAALVLLGCPLSLHGRAPFADEVDRLTDPIDENWVRDSLTWFTLLHDVPQWFLEDRVRDGLRMPAHAWKAILNGLCEATPPTESGTIQVPTLILWGGQDGLLPRGDQEILAARIPGSVLKVYPDVAHLVLWECPERVAEDTTAFLASLFDARKPSDVL
- a CDS encoding RidA family protein — encoded protein: MDTPVRVRYACRGRCRDGERECAGVAYANAATAPSAARLIFLAGACPLNKDGTTAGVGDYAAQAAKAIENMHFALEAAGASIEDVISTRVLVASTERADLVLAWDVVRAAFGDHDVPSTLMGVTVLGYEDQLVEIEAIAAVID
- a CDS encoding potassium channel family protein, producing MDFADVVVTVIGAGLILLMAADVFHTLLYPHGTGPVCRLIMRALWLLSRRFVGRASTVAAPAAMAAVIGAWASLSIMGWALVYLPHLPDGFVYAEGVPHGGDLAEAMYISMVSLSTVGFGEIVPAAPLLRFVVAAQAVTGFGLLTATVSWILQTYPALSRRRALAHELNLFRQAAGPQGMSTLEHGHAAALLESFARSVATVSMDLLAFNETYYFHEAQQRGSLPATVAYAHQLASEAQAGTNIDLQFAGRMMHAALDDLAEVLRGKFGHTGQTSSEVFQSYESHHRHRRN
- a CDS encoding ABC transporter ATP-binding protein; the encoded protein is MTSATEPVIDATLLVKTFGRTRALDNLDLRVGPGEVHGFLGPNGAGKSTTLRVLLGLIRPTSGTARVFGLDPWRDPVGVHRDVAYIPGDVSLWPNLSGGEVIDLLTGLRGGSDERLRRELIDEFEFDPRRKARTYSKGNRQKVALIAAFARPARLYLLDEPSAGLDPVMDSVFRRQVRRVSADGATVLLSSHILSEVEQLCGRVTIIRSGRAVESGTLAELRHLKLTHFRLEGADAALLAALPGVQGVLTDGDVVEFDVDPADLAPVLQAVAASGISGLIVSPPSLESLFLSHYSDSNGQVR